The proteins below are encoded in one region of Apium graveolens cultivar Ventura chromosome 4, ASM990537v1, whole genome shotgun sequence:
- the LOC141716705 gene encoding endoglucanase 24-like isoform X1: MLFHIQPTHLLVSDPERVSPSANKSSPINPFLESQFILQFLILGCVTMLLGKKYRLIFSFTPSFLSRKRSISLRQILQNSTFVCLLALIQVGNPYNDHQCWERPEDMDTSRDICKVALNNPGSDVAAEAAASSIVFKVLDPSYSTKLL; this comes from the exons ATGTTGTTTCACATTCAACCCACTCATCTCTTGGTCTCCGATCCGGAACGGGTCTCTCCGTCGGCAAACAAATCGTCCCCAATAAACCC GTTTTTGGAAAGTCAGTTCATCTTGCAATTTCTAATCCTAGGCTGTGTGACAATGCTCTTGGGGAAGAAGTACCGACTGATTTTCAGTTTTAC GCCTTCTTTCCTCTCCAGAAAAAGAAGCATATCACTCCGGCAGATCTTGCAAAATTCTACATTTGTATGCCTGTTAGCTCTCATTCAG GTGGGAAATCCGTATAATGATCACCAGTGTTGGGAGAGACCAGAAGACATGGATACATCACGAGACATTTGTAAGGTGGCTTTGAATAATCCAGGTTCTGATGTTGCCGCAGAAGCAGCTGCTTCATCAATTGTGTTCAAAGTCTTAGATCCTTCTTATTCGACAAAATTACTTTAA
- the LOC141716705 gene encoding uncharacterized protein LOC141716705 isoform X7, with protein MFAVIWRKVVASGGTSYALVFGKSVHLAISNPRLCDNALGEEAFFPLQKKKHITPADLAKFYICMPVSSHSGGKSV; from the exons ATGTTCGCTGTTATTTGGAGAAAAGTAGTCGCCTCTGGCGGCACCTCCTATGCTCTG GTTTTTGGAAAGTCAGTTCATCTTGCAATTTCTAATCCTAGGCTGTGTGACAATGCTCTTGGGGAAGAA GCCTTCTTTCCTCTCCAGAAAAAGAAGCATATCACTCCGGCAGATCTTGCAAAATTCTACATTTGTATGCCTGTTAGCTCTCATTCAG GTGGGAAATCCGTATAA
- the LOC141716705 gene encoding uncharacterized protein LOC141716705 isoform X5, with product MFAVIWRKVVASGGTSYALVFGKSVHLAISNPRLCDNALGEEVPTDFQFYAFFPLQKKKHITPADLAKFYICMPVSSHSGGKSV from the exons ATGTTCGCTGTTATTTGGAGAAAAGTAGTCGCCTCTGGCGGCACCTCCTATGCTCTG GTTTTTGGAAAGTCAGTTCATCTTGCAATTTCTAATCCTAGGCTGTGTGACAATGCTCTTGGGGAAGAAGTACCGACTGATTTTCAGTTTTAC GCCTTCTTTCCTCTCCAGAAAAAGAAGCATATCACTCCGGCAGATCTTGCAAAATTCTACATTTGTATGCCTGTTAGCTCTCATTCAG GTGGGAAATCCGTATAA
- the LOC141716705 gene encoding uncharacterized protein LOC141716705 isoform X6 yields the protein MFAVIWRKVVASGGTSYALVFGKSVHLAISNPRLCDNALGEEVPTDFQFYKKKHITPADLAKFYICMPVSSHSGGKSV from the exons ATGTTCGCTGTTATTTGGAGAAAAGTAGTCGCCTCTGGCGGCACCTCCTATGCTCTG GTTTTTGGAAAGTCAGTTCATCTTGCAATTTCTAATCCTAGGCTGTGTGACAATGCTCTTGGGGAAGAAGTACCGACTGATTTTCAGTTTTAC AAAAAGAAGCATATCACTCCGGCAGATCTTGCAAAATTCTACATTTGTATGCCTGTTAGCTCTCATTCAG GTGGGAAATCCGTATAA
- the LOC141716705 gene encoding uncharacterized protein LOC141716705 isoform X2, whose translation MTANNVVSHSTHSSLGLRSGTGLSVGKQIVPNKPVFGKSVHLAISNPRLCDNALGEEVPTDFQFYKKKHITPADLAKFYICMPVSSHSGGKSV comes from the exons ATGACAGCAAACAATGTTGTTTCACATTCAACCCACTCATCTCTTGGTCTCCGATCCGGAACGGGTCTCTCCGTCGGCAAACAAATCGTCCCCAATAAACCC GTTTTTGGAAAGTCAGTTCATCTTGCAATTTCTAATCCTAGGCTGTGTGACAATGCTCTTGGGGAAGAAGTACCGACTGATTTTCAGTTTTAC AAAAAGAAGCATATCACTCCGGCAGATCTTGCAAAATTCTACATTTGTATGCCTGTTAGCTCTCATTCAG GTGGGAAATCCGTATAA
- the LOC141716705 gene encoding uncharacterized protein LOC141716705 isoform X4, protein MTANNVVSHSTHSSLGLRSGTGLSVGKQIVPNKPVFGKSVHLAISNPRLCDNALGEEKKKHITPADLAKFYICMPVSSHSGGKSV, encoded by the exons ATGACAGCAAACAATGTTGTTTCACATTCAACCCACTCATCTCTTGGTCTCCGATCCGGAACGGGTCTCTCCGTCGGCAAACAAATCGTCCCCAATAAACCC GTTTTTGGAAAGTCAGTTCATCTTGCAATTTCTAATCCTAGGCTGTGTGACAATGCTCTTGGGGAAGAA AAAAAGAAGCATATCACTCCGGCAGATCTTGCAAAATTCTACATTTGTATGCCTGTTAGCTCTCATTCAG GTGGGAAATCCGTATAA
- the LOC141716705 gene encoding uncharacterized protein LOC141716705 isoform X3 has translation MTANNVVSHSTHSSLGLRSGTGLSVGKQIVPNKPVFGKSVHLAISNPRLCDNALGEEAFFPLQKKKHITPADLAKFYICMPVSSHSGGKSV, from the exons ATGACAGCAAACAATGTTGTTTCACATTCAACCCACTCATCTCTTGGTCTCCGATCCGGAACGGGTCTCTCCGTCGGCAAACAAATCGTCCCCAATAAACCC GTTTTTGGAAAGTCAGTTCATCTTGCAATTTCTAATCCTAGGCTGTGTGACAATGCTCTTGGGGAAGAA GCCTTCTTTCCTCTCCAGAAAAAGAAGCATATCACTCCGGCAGATCTTGCAAAATTCTACATTTGTATGCCTGTTAGCTCTCATTCAG GTGGGAAATCCGTATAA